Proteins from a single region of Acidobacteriota bacterium:
- a CDS encoding UPF0175 family protein: MNETGQDLAAIIRAGCFVNEAEAVREAVQTLLAVNPQLRVEAAIRRYLDGEITLGRAAEMAGMTCWRLQELLAQRGQPVTLEARPAKELDEAVERIRRRRP; this comes from the coding sequence ATGAACGAAACTGGTCAAGACCTCGCCGCCATCATTCGCGCGGGTTGCTTTGTCAACGAGGCCGAAGCAGTGCGCGAAGCGGTGCAGACGCTGCTGGCCGTCAATCCGCAATTGCGCGTGGAAGCGGCCATCCGGCGCTATCTGGATGGCGAGATTACGCTGGGACGCGCGGCTGAAATGGCGGGCATGACATGCTGGCGCTTGCAGGAATTGCTGGCGCAACGCGGGCAGCCAGTGACGCTGGAAGCCCGCCCGGCCAAAGAATTGGATGAAGCAGTTGAGCGCATACGGAGGCGACGGCCATAG